A genomic region of Candidatus Paceibacterota bacterium contains the following coding sequences:
- a CDS encoding SPFH domain-containing protein, with protein sequence MPNHTFFLAEAFLGGTVASVVVGLVVVIVIFAAIWASRYVKVGPNEVLVVSGRRHRYTDPDGTAQVRGFRVRKGGGTFVIPVIEKVDRLSLELLTIDVKQEQDVYTSKGVPVRVDGVAQIKVKGDDISIATAAEQFLSKSNEDIKEIANQTLEGHLRAILGTMTVEDIYQNRDAFAQKVQEVAAGDMANMGLGIVSFTIRDIRDSQGYLDALGKPRIAQVKRDAIIAQAEADRDATIRSAQANQAGQEAKFQADTKVAEAQRDYQSNVAQYQAAVNQKKAEADLAYDLQKYKTGQLVKAEEVQVNIVEKQKQIELQQQEILRKQRELEANVQKPADAERYKVETLANARKFQLETEAAGAASATKATGFANADVVKATGVAEADANKARGLAEASVIEAQGKATAEAMRVKAESFKQYNEAAVVEMIIRVLPEVAGKISEPLAKTEKMVIINSGAGVGGGASKLTGDVTQIVAQLPPVIESLTGIKFEKLLEQVPALRQSLEKGDEKTKGTP encoded by the coding sequence ATGCCAAATCATACCTTCTTCCTCGCTGAAGCCTTCCTCGGTGGCACCGTCGCCTCAGTGGTCGTCGGCCTTGTCGTCGTCATTGTGATCTTTGCGGCTATCTGGGCCAGCCGCTACGTCAAGGTCGGCCCGAACGAAGTGCTGGTGGTCTCCGGCCGCCGGCACCGCTACACCGATCCGGATGGGACGGCGCAGGTTCGCGGGTTCCGGGTGCGGAAAGGCGGCGGCACGTTCGTGATCCCCGTAATCGAGAAGGTGGACCGGCTCTCGCTGGAGTTGCTGACCATTGACGTGAAGCAGGAGCAGGATGTCTATACCAGCAAAGGCGTGCCGGTTCGCGTGGACGGCGTCGCTCAAATCAAAGTGAAGGGCGACGACATCTCCATTGCGACCGCCGCCGAGCAGTTCCTGAGCAAGAGCAACGAGGACATCAAGGAAATTGCCAACCAAACCCTGGAGGGGCACCTGCGCGCCATCCTGGGCACGATGACGGTAGAGGACATCTACCAGAATCGCGATGCCTTCGCCCAAAAGGTGCAGGAGGTAGCGGCTGGCGACATGGCGAACATGGGCCTGGGCATCGTGAGCTTCACCATCAGAGACATTCGCGACAGCCAGGGCTACCTGGACGCGCTGGGCAAACCGCGCATCGCGCAGGTCAAACGCGACGCCATTATCGCCCAGGCCGAGGCGGACCGCGACGCCACCATCCGTTCCGCCCAGGCCAACCAGGCCGGGCAGGAAGCCAAATTCCAGGCCGACACGAAGGTGGCCGAGGCGCAGCGGGATTACCAATCCAACGTCGCCCAGTACCAGGCGGCGGTGAACCAGAAGAAGGCCGAGGCCGACCTGGCGTATGACCTGCAGAAGTACAAGACCGGCCAGTTGGTCAAGGCGGAGGAAGTGCAGGTCAACATCGTCGAGAAGCAGAAGCAGATCGAGCTGCAGCAGCAGGAAATCCTGCGCAAGCAGCGCGAGCTGGAGGCCAACGTGCAGAAGCCGGCCGACGCCGAGCGCTACAAGGTCGAGACTCTGGCCAACGCCCGCAAGTTCCAGTTGGAGACCGAGGCCGCGGGCGCGGCGTCGGCGACCAAGGCGACCGGGTTTGCCAACGCCGACGTGGTCAAGGCCACCGGTGTCGCCGAAGCCGACGCCAATAAAGCTCGCGGTTTGGCCGAAGCTTCGGTCATCGAAGCGCAGGGCAAGGCGACCGCCGAAGCGATGCGCGTCAAGGCCGAGTCCTTCAAGCAATACAACGAAGCGGCGGTGGTGGAGATGATCATCCGCGTGCTGCCCGAGGTGGCCGGCAAGATCAGCGAACCGCTGGCCAAGACCGAGAAGATGGTCATCATCAACTCGGGCGCCGGCGTGGGCGGCGGCGCCAGCAAGCTTACCGGTGATGTGACGCAGATAGTCGCCCAGCTCCCGCCGGTGATAGAGAGCCTGACGGGCATCAAGTTCGAGAAGTTGCTCGAACAGGTGCCTGCGCTCCGGCAGTCGTTAGAGAAGGGCGATGAAAAGACGAAAGGAACCCCATGA
- a CDS encoding carbonic anhydrase, which yields MRLFEAIIDANHRAIAGDQAAGLRPAEFQSELPVVALTCIDVRLNPLLPEVLGLPEEQFIWLRNAGNVITGPLSSTMRSLALACVVKGGKEIAIIGHTDCQVSKTTTMELLDRFRALGIERNLLPANVNEFFGMFASPRANVIKAADIVRQSPLIGPRIPVHGLLVDIETGKLEWLVNGYQSLDTMATRMNRALASAGQTVDALKALTDFEIGGIKFSETKIGDTVTKAEDWLSGKLRELEIQPPPVVPAAQPETPLLQASAKAWLREKEQQKAGVPPKISPPTPAKPRLRFQKKPR from the coding sequence ATGCGGCTCTTTGAGGCCATCATAGACGCCAATCACCGCGCGATCGCGGGTGACCAGGCGGCGGGCCTGCGCCCGGCGGAGTTCCAGAGCGAGCTGCCCGTAGTGGCGCTGACCTGCATAGACGTGCGGCTCAACCCGCTGCTGCCGGAGGTGCTGGGCCTGCCGGAGGAGCAGTTCATCTGGCTGCGCAACGCGGGCAACGTCATCACCGGCCCGCTCAGCAGCACCATGCGGTCGCTGGCGCTGGCCTGCGTGGTCAAGGGCGGGAAGGAGATCGCCATCATCGGCCACACCGATTGCCAGGTCAGCAAGACGACGACCATGGAGCTGCTGGACCGGTTTCGGGCGTTGGGGATCGAGCGGAACCTGCTGCCCGCCAACGTGAACGAGTTCTTTGGCATGTTTGCCAGCCCGAGGGCCAACGTCATCAAGGCGGCGGACATCGTGCGCCAGAGCCCGCTGATCGGACCCAGGATTCCCGTCCACGGCCTGCTGGTGGACATCGAGACGGGCAAGCTGGAATGGCTCGTGAACGGCTATCAATCGCTCGACACGATGGCCACGCGCATGAACAGGGCCCTCGCCTCCGCCGGGCAGACCGTGGACGCCTTGAAGGCGCTGACCGACTTTGAGATCGGCGGGATCAAGTTCTCCGAGACGAAGATCGGCGACACGGTCACCAAGGCGGAGGACTGGCTTTCGGGAAAGCTCCGCGAACTGGAGATCCAACCTCCGCCGGTTGTGCCAGCCGCGCAGCCAGAGACTCCCTTGCTGCAGGCTTCGGCCAAAGCGTGGCTCCGGGAGAAGGAGCAGCAGAAGGCCGGTGTGCCGCCTAAAATTTCGCCTCCGACCCCCGCCAAGCCACGACTCCGTTTTCAAAAGAAGCCCCGGTGA
- a CDS encoding TMEM14 family protein has protein sequence MRPQTVLWIYIVLLVIGGLIGFLKARSKVSLIMSVAFAAALSLCAADVIFQPYVADILLAALLVVFGLRLVKMRKFMPAGLMLVVTVLALVLRHLRY, from the coding sequence ATGCGCCCACAAACTGTGCTCTGGATTTACATCGTGCTGCTCGTCATTGGCGGACTTATTGGCTTTCTCAAAGCCAGGAGCAAAGTCTCTTTGATCATGTCGGTCGCCTTTGCGGCCGCGCTCAGCCTCTGTGCGGCGGACGTCATCTTCCAACCCTATGTCGCCGACATACTGCTGGCTGCGCTGCTGGTGGTGTTCGGCCTGCGACTGGTGAAGATGCGGAAGTTTATGCCGGCAGGGCTGATGCTGGTGGTAACAGTCCTCGCGCTGGTGTTGCGCCATCTCCGCTACTGA
- the hemA gene encoding glutamyl-tRNA reductase has product MKLFLAGLSYRTAPVELREKLAVHPSRLRCSGCRLKVGGNLDELVLLSTCNRVEIYGVAEKVNGNIQRLFEQFSTGEADLAAHLYVKEGAEAIEHLFSVASGLDSMVLGETEITGQVKQAYLAAQAAKLTGRVTNRLFQTALQAAKEIRTQTGIGRGATSVGSVAVELAERIFDRDLATRTVMILGAGKMGEACVRHLAKKGARSILVSNRSYDRALNLAAEFGGRAVRFDDCLPAMAAADIVVSSTGSPQTILHREEVARVMARRRDRPLFLIDIAVPRDIAPDVEQLDSVYLYNVDHLEAIVRENVRQREQELARCRAIISERTAALMARLTPAPAKDGAARQQSPPDWAFNGVAVCAG; this is encoded by the coding sequence ATGAAACTCTTCCTTGCCGGATTGAGTTATCGGACCGCGCCAGTGGAGCTGCGCGAGAAACTGGCAGTCCATCCCTCCCGCTTGCGCTGCAGCGGCTGCCGCCTGAAAGTGGGCGGCAACCTGGACGAACTGGTGCTCCTGTCCACCTGCAACCGGGTGGAAATCTACGGCGTCGCGGAGAAGGTCAACGGCAACATTCAGCGGCTCTTCGAGCAGTTCTCCACGGGCGAAGCCGACCTGGCGGCGCACCTTTACGTCAAGGAAGGGGCCGAGGCTATAGAGCATCTCTTCTCGGTGGCCAGCGGCCTGGATTCGATGGTGCTTGGCGAGACCGAGATCACCGGCCAGGTCAAGCAAGCCTACCTGGCCGCACAGGCCGCCAAGCTGACCGGCCGTGTGACGAACCGGCTCTTTCAGACGGCACTGCAGGCAGCGAAAGAGATACGGACCCAGACGGGCATCGGCCGCGGCGCGACCTCCGTTGGCAGCGTCGCCGTCGAACTCGCGGAACGGATTTTCGACCGGGACCTGGCCACCAGGACGGTCATGATCCTTGGCGCGGGCAAGATGGGCGAAGCCTGCGTGCGGCACCTCGCCAAGAAAGGCGCGCGCTCGATCCTTGTCTCGAACCGCTCTTACGACCGGGCGCTGAACCTGGCCGCCGAATTCGGCGGCCGCGCGGTTCGCTTCGACGATTGCCTGCCGGCGATGGCCGCAGCGGACATTGTGGTCAGCTCGACCGGCTCTCCACAGACCATTCTGCACCGCGAGGAAGTGGCCCGGGTCATGGCCCGGCGCCGGGACCGCCCCCTGTTTCTCATAGACATCGCCGTGCCGCGGGACATCGCCCCGGACGTGGAGCAGCTCGACAGCGTTTACCTTTACAACGTGGACCACCTCGAAGCAATTGTGCGCGAGAATGTGCGCCAGCGCGAACAGGAATTGGCCCGCTGCCGGGCGATCATCAGCGAGCGAACGGCGGCATTGATGGCCCGCTTGACACCCGCGCCAGCGAAGGACGGGGCCGCGCGCCAGCAGTCGCCGCCCGACTGGGCGTTCAATGGGGTAGCAGTCTGCGCCGGTTAG
- a CDS encoding cytochrome c3 family protein gives MKHTNEATTCLLAVVLMTMVAAMTAGAAAALNGRLVLRPLTPGDISNPSYALASNTETSPGLNTIGLGMPAFLQVEINSAIAPAEIVSVTWALVLTNAPGSKAVLTNSPLGANVPVYAPADRSSYQVAGRRLLRPDVVGQYKVFATVVTTGSGSATLSTTITAGRYMGLETCILCHSGGSGAPDKYTPWTNTAHAHIFTKGINGELGFYRSSCISCHTVGFDPNTNAIVNPVNGGFDDVADEVGWAFPAVLAPTNWAAMPAKLQNLANIQCENCHGPGSQHAFSLGDPSMISKTLASGDCNQCHDAPTHHIKGAEWYNSRHAVAVEETEAACSRCHTAQGFINYTAGAPAVEVPYEVITCTACHEPHDAANPHQLRTSAPVTLMDKKTTITTNTAGKGLLCMNCHMSRRDATNYVEITAGSNRYGPHHGPQADMLAGANAVNYGKVIPSSAHREVVADSCVTCHMQTVTDTNVISHAGGHTFSPSWHNGTQTVELTGACVACHGAIGGFDFKRQDYDGNGVVEGVQTEVKGLLSTLAAMLPPVGVAKTNHSPSNLAITSSWTKPQLRAAYNYLFVVEDGSYGIHNLSYAVGVLKTSIADLTGKPNVSYLSPSDLQFYTWQVQYFGSATAPNAGADATPAGDGIPNWLKYSLGLNPLIPGVSVPGGVVWANGTKLGGSTPTNTVQIYTAAEVTFDTQVGTTYQVQENTSLQNGWQNVGAPIPGTGNAVSYVTPTRKNVQQYFRVVHTP, from the coding sequence ATGAAACACACCAATGAAGCCACGACCTGCCTGCTGGCGGTTGTGCTGATGACGATGGTCGCCGCGATGACGGCTGGAGCCGCCGCGGCCCTCAACGGCCGGCTCGTCTTGCGCCCGCTGACGCCTGGGGACATCTCCAATCCCAGCTACGCGCTTGCCTCCAATACCGAGACTTCCCCCGGCTTGAACACGATTGGCCTCGGCATGCCTGCTTTCCTGCAGGTCGAGATCAACAGCGCCATCGCCCCCGCCGAGATCGTCAGCGTGACCTGGGCGCTGGTTCTGACCAATGCGCCGGGCTCCAAGGCTGTGCTGACCAACAGCCCCCTCGGGGCCAATGTCCCCGTGTATGCCCCGGCGGACCGCTCCAGCTATCAGGTGGCCGGCCGCAGGTTATTGCGCCCGGACGTTGTGGGGCAGTACAAGGTCTTTGCCACGGTTGTCACGACCGGCAGCGGCTCGGCCACTTTGAGCACGACTATCACCGCGGGCAGATACATGGGCCTTGAGACCTGCATCCTCTGCCACAGCGGCGGCAGCGGGGCGCCAGACAAATACACACCTTGGACCAACACGGCCCACGCGCACATCTTCACTAAAGGCATCAATGGCGAACTGGGCTTCTACCGATCCTCCTGCATCTCATGCCACACCGTCGGCTTCGACCCCAACACCAACGCAATTGTCAACCCTGTCAATGGCGGGTTTGACGATGTTGCCGACGAGGTTGGCTGGGCTTTCCCCGCGGTGCTCGCTCCCACCAACTGGGCGGCGATGCCGGCGAAGTTGCAGAATCTGGCCAATATCCAATGCGAGAACTGCCACGGCCCCGGCAGCCAGCATGCTTTCTCGCTGGGAGATCCCAGCATGATCAGCAAGACTCTTGCTTCCGGTGATTGCAACCAGTGCCATGATGCCCCGACCCACCACATCAAGGGCGCCGAATGGTATAACTCCCGTCATGCGGTGGCGGTAGAGGAAACCGAGGCGGCCTGCTCGCGATGTCACACGGCCCAAGGCTTCATCAATTATACGGCCGGGGCGCCCGCGGTGGAAGTGCCTTACGAGGTGATCACTTGCACCGCCTGCCACGAGCCGCATGATGCCGCCAACCCGCATCAGCTCCGCACCTCCGCGCCGGTGACGCTCATGGACAAGAAAACCACGATCACGACCAACACCGCCGGAAAGGGCCTCCTGTGCATGAACTGCCACATGAGCCGCCGCGACGCCACGAACTATGTGGAAATCACCGCGGGCAGCAACCGCTACGGGCCGCACCATGGACCGCAAGCTGATATGCTGGCGGGCGCCAACGCTGTGAACTACGGCAAGGTGATCCCCAGTTCAGCTCACCGCGAGGTGGTCGCAGATTCCTGTGTCACCTGCCACATGCAGACGGTCACCGACACCAATGTTATCAGCCATGCAGGCGGTCATACCTTCTCTCCCAGTTGGCATAACGGCACCCAGACGGTCGAGCTTACGGGCGCTTGTGTGGCCTGCCATGGGGCCATTGGGGGCTTCGACTTCAAGCGTCAGGACTATGACGGAAACGGCGTCGTGGAAGGCGTGCAGACCGAAGTGAAAGGCCTGTTAAGCACGCTGGCGGCGATGCTGCCGCCCGTCGGCGTGGCGAAGACCAATCACTCGCCTTCGAATCTCGCCATCACGTCGAGCTGGACCAAGCCTCAATTGCGGGCAGCGTACAACTACCTGTTCGTGGTGGAAGACGGCAGCTACGGAATCCACAACCTGTCTTACGCGGTGGGCGTGCTCAAGACCTCGATCGCCGACCTGACGGGCAAACCGAACGTCAGTTACCTGAGCCCGTCGGACCTCCAGTTTTACACCTGGCAGGTACAGTATTTTGGTTCGGCGACCGCCCCGAACGCCGGCGCCGATGCCACTCCAGCCGGCGACGGCATCCCCAACTGGCTGAAGTACTCGCTGGGCCTCAATCCGCTGATTCCGGGCGTTTCCGTCCCCGGCGGCGTGGTGTGGGCCAATGGCACCAAACTGGGCGGCTCCACCCCCACCAACACGGTCCAAATCTACACGGCGGCAGAGGTGACCTTTGACACCCAGGTCGGCACGACTTACCAGGTGCAGGAAAATACGTCGCTGCAGAACGGCTGGCAGAATGTAGGGGCCCCGATCCCCGGCACGGGCAACGCCGTCAGCTACGTGACACCGACACGGAAAAACGTGCAGCAGTATTTCCGCGTGGTTCATACGCCGTAG
- a CDS encoding 4-hydroxy-3-methylbut-2-enyl diphosphate reductase, translating to MSTQALLAAQKINLRRPDVMAEVQAQVLSHYRSDLVERIRRGGRMLSAGDLTVKLAKEFGFCYGVERAIDLAYAARKVFPDQPIYILGEIIHNPEVNDQIRAMGIKSLSGKEKDADIGDLKKDDIVIIPAFGTEVSMRRQLEAKGCRFVDTTCGDVMSVWKRVRQYSQDKVTSIIHGKAWHEETKATSSQAMASGGGHYLVVFTLAETDCVCDYIVNGGDKAAFLEKFKGAYSDGFDPELHLNAIGVANQTTMLRGETEEVQRRLRRAMVQRYGEAEIDRHFRFFDTICGATQDRQDALENLLQEPLDLLLVIGGYNSSNTSHLAEMGEAKLPTYFVKNAAKMKSDKLIVHYNQQRHEEVETRDWLPKGPVTVGITAGASCPNNLIEDAIRRLFELRGISVQQLLGT from the coding sequence ATGTCAACCCAAGCGCTCCTGGCGGCGCAAAAGATCAACCTTCGCCGTCCTGATGTCATGGCCGAAGTGCAGGCGCAGGTCCTGTCGCATTATCGCAGCGACCTGGTCGAGCGCATTCGCAGGGGTGGGCGTATGCTTTCGGCGGGCGACCTGACCGTCAAACTGGCCAAGGAATTCGGCTTTTGCTACGGCGTCGAGCGGGCCATTGACCTGGCGTACGCGGCGCGCAAGGTCTTCCCGGACCAGCCCATTTACATCCTCGGCGAGATCATCCACAACCCCGAGGTCAACGACCAGATCCGCGCCATGGGCATCAAGTCCCTCTCCGGCAAGGAGAAGGATGCCGACATCGGGGACCTGAAGAAGGACGATATTGTCATCATCCCGGCCTTCGGCACCGAAGTCTCAATGCGCCGCCAGCTCGAGGCCAAAGGCTGCCGGTTTGTGGATACGACATGCGGGGACGTGATGAGTGTCTGGAAGCGGGTCCGGCAGTACTCCCAGGACAAAGTCACCAGCATTATCCACGGCAAGGCGTGGCACGAGGAAACCAAGGCGACCAGCTCTCAGGCGATGGCCAGCGGCGGCGGGCATTACCTGGTCGTGTTCACTCTGGCCGAGACCGATTGCGTTTGTGACTACATCGTGAACGGGGGCGACAAAGCCGCCTTCCTGGAGAAGTTCAAGGGGGCCTACTCGGACGGCTTTGACCCCGAGCTCCATCTTAACGCGATCGGGGTCGCCAATCAGACGACCATGCTCCGCGGCGAGACTGAGGAAGTGCAGCGCCGTCTGCGCCGTGCCATGGTGCAGAGGTATGGCGAGGCGGAGATTGACCGCCACTTCCGTTTCTTCGATACGATCTGCGGCGCCACGCAGGATCGGCAGGACGCGCTGGAGAACCTCTTGCAGGAGCCTCTCGACCTGCTGCTCGTGATCGGCGGCTACAACTCCTCGAACACTTCACACCTGGCGGAGATGGGCGAAGCCAAGCTCCCCACCTATTTCGTCAAGAACGCCGCCAAGATGAAGTCAGACAAGCTGATCGTCCATTACAACCAGCAGCGCCACGAGGAGGTCGAGACCCGCGACTGGCTTCCCAAGGGCCCGGTCACTGTCGGCATCACCGCCGGCGCCTCGTGTCCGAACAACCTTATCGAAGACGCCATCCGCCGGTTGTTCGAACTGCGGGGGATTTCCGTGCAGCAACTGTTGGGCACTTAA
- a CDS encoding NfeD family protein, with product MDFLVYSICFGVGLLFAIVSAFLGHLFGGHDLDTDVGTGGHAEAGFSDTGMPGLSPFSPTTITSFITAFGGLGMIFTKIETTSSPWVSAPLALLGALVIAAGVVWLFGTIFHKVDASSESRVATLVGMSATVITPIPADGVGEIAYVQSGSRYTAPARNERNTPVAGGQTVKIVRIVGTQFYVTAI from the coding sequence ATGGACTTTCTTGTGTATTCGATCTGTTTCGGAGTCGGTTTGCTGTTCGCCATCGTCAGCGCGTTCCTGGGGCATCTGTTTGGCGGACACGATCTGGACACGGATGTGGGGACGGGGGGCCATGCCGAAGCCGGGTTCTCGGATACGGGCATGCCAGGCCTGTCGCCTTTCAGCCCTACCACCATTACGTCGTTTATCACAGCGTTCGGCGGCCTGGGTATGATCTTCACGAAGATCGAGACCACCAGCAGCCCCTGGGTCAGCGCGCCGCTCGCGTTGTTGGGCGCGCTGGTCATCGCCGCCGGGGTGGTGTGGCTGTTCGGGACGATCTTTCACAAGGTGGACGCCTCCAGCGAGTCGCGCGTGGCGACGCTGGTGGGCATGAGCGCGACGGTCATCACGCCTATCCCGGCGGATGGCGTGGGGGAAATCGCTTATGTACAGTCCGGCTCGCGCTACACCGCGCCGGCGCGCAATGAGCGCAACACCCCGGTGGCCGGCGGTCAGACCGTGAAGATCGTCCGCATCGTCGGCACCCAGTTCTACGTCACGGCCATCTGA
- a CDS encoding PLD nuclease N-terminal domain-containing protein produces MSNVDAYYRIAFFLVGGLFFLACFVFWVWMLIHAIKNKGLSDTEKIVWVLVILFVHVIGALIYFFVGRPKASG; encoded by the coding sequence ATGAGTAATGTTGACGCCTATTACCGAATAGCTTTCTTTCTGGTTGGAGGGCTGTTCTTCCTCGCCTGCTTCGTGTTCTGGGTGTGGATGCTCATTCACGCCATCAAGAACAAGGGGCTGAGCGACACCGAGAAGATCGTTTGGGTCCTGGTGATCCTGTTTGTGCATGTCATCGGGGCCCTGATCTACTTCTTTGTGGGCCGGCCCAAAGCGAGCGGCTAG
- a CDS encoding glycogen-binding domain-containing protein: MSRRSKKPKMQMFRYVAPAATSVLLVGDFTEWQQQALVMEKGKDGVWTTSLKLPQGKHSYLFIVDGQWCEDPDCTNRVPNPFGGFDMVREVG; encoded by the coding sequence GTGAGTCGAAGATCGAAGAAACCAAAGATGCAGATGTTTCGCTACGTCGCTCCGGCAGCGACCAGCGTGCTGCTGGTAGGAGATTTCACTGAGTGGCAGCAACAGGCGCTCGTGATGGAAAAGGGCAAGGATGGCGTCTGGACGACCAGCCTTAAGCTGCCGCAGGGCAAGCACAGCTACCTGTTCATTGTGGACGGCCAGTGGTGCGAGGATCCCGACTGCACCAATCGCGTGCCTAATCCCTTTGGCGGCTTCGACATGGTTCGCGAGGTGGGCTGA